In Streptomyces sp. NBC_01381, the sequence GCCGAGCGCCGCCGCGTCGTAGCCGATGCTGTTCATCGCCTGCGCCATCGGATGGACCGGGCCGCGCTCGGCGGTGATCGGGTCGATCTTGGCGTAGTAGTACGAGAGCTGGGTGCCCTGAATGGTGTCGCCCGCGTCGATCAGAAGCGTGTTGCGGCGGCCTCTCTCCTCGCGGATCTCGTTCACGAGGGTGGAGATCTTCGCCAGGCCCACGTCGTTGTGGTCCTTGTCGTCGAACTCCTTGTCCGTGAAGTAGTCCCAGTTGAAGACGTTGCCGTGCAGGTCCGTGGTGCCCATGACGGTGAACGAGTACCGCTTCGTCCGCTTGGCGGGCTTCCCGGGTGCCTGGGCCGTCGCGGACGGCGCTGCGGCCACGCCTCCGGCGAGCGCCACCCCCGTGGCTGCGGACTTCCCCAGGAACTTCCGGCGGTTCAGCGGCATTTCGTGCTCCCCTTGGTCGACCGATGTAACGCGCGTAGATTCTGTCCCCGACCACACCACCGGCAACAGACCCCGCAGGTTTCGATCCGGTGACTGTCCGGTGCCGTGCCCCAGTGCGAGAGTGGCCGCATGGATGACACGACCACCCCCACTCCGTATGGCACCCCCGACGCCCCGCGCCTTGCCGTCAAGGGCGAGGCGCACCTGGAAGTCGACCCCGAGATCGCTCGCATCGGCATCACCGTGAGCGCGCGCGGCAGCGACCGGCGTGACGCCCTGAACGACCTGACGCGGCGCAACGCCGCCGTCCTCGACCTCATCAAGTCGTACGGCGACGCGGTGGAGAAGCTGGAGACCGGGGCCTTCTCCATCACCCCCGAACTCACCAAGCGGGGCAAGGGCGAACGCGTCCGCACCTACCACGGGCGGGTCACCGTCACCGCCGAGCTCACCGACTTCACCGCGCTCGGTGAACTCACCACGCGCATCGCCGACTTGGAGCTGACCCGCGTTGACGGGCCGTGGTGGTCGCTGCGGCCCGGCTCGCCCGCCCACCGCGAGGCCCGCCAGCAGGCGGTCAGGGAGGCGGTGCAGCGGGGCCGGGAGTACGCCCAGGCGCTGGGGGCGGGGCTCGCCGCCCTGGTGGAGCTCGCCGACATCGGCGCGGAGAACGCGGCGCCGTACGGCTACGGGGGTGCGCCGGCCATGCGCTCGGTCGCGTACGGCGGCGCCGCCGACATGGCCCAGGAGGCGGCACCCCTGGACCTCGAACCCCAGCGGCAGCGCGTCTACGCACAGGTCAACGCGCGCTTCACCATGACGCCTCCGCAGCTGTAGCCACAGGCGTGCTTGACAGTGCGGGGCGCTCGGTAAATCGCTCATCAGAGCAGCGCCCCGCACAATTCAACACTTGTCAATAACCCTTCACGCAAAGGTTGTTGAGTAGTCATGCCCAGCCAATTCTCTACCCGTCGGTAAGGCCTAGGGTCGAACCATGCGCCGAGCAAAAATCGTTTGTACCCTGGGCCCCGCCACGGACTCGTACGACCAGATCAAGGCACTGGTCGAAGCCGGAATGGACGTGGCCCGCTTCAACCTCAGCCACGGCTCGTACGCCGATCACGAGGAGCGCTACCAGCGCGTACGCAAGGCCTCCGACGAGAGCGGCCGCAGCGTCGGCGTCCTCGCCGACCTTCAAGGCCCGAAGATCCGCCTCGGCCGCTTCAGCGAAGGTCCCGTACTTCTCGAACGGGGCGACGAGTTCACCATCACCGTCGAAGAGGGCGTCCAGGGCGACCGCCAGACCTGTGGGACGACCTACGGCGGCCTCGCCGAGGACGTCACCCCGGGCGAGCGCATCCTTGTGGACGACGGCAAAGTGACCCTGGAGGTCACCGCGGTCGACGGGCCCCGCGTCACGACCACGGTCGTCGAGGGCGGCATGGTCTCCGACAACAAGGGCCTCAACCTCCCCGGCGTCGCGGTCTCCGTGCCCGCCCTCTCCGAGAAGGACGAGGCGGACCTGCGCTGGGCCCTGCGTTCAGGATTCGACGTCATCGCCCTGTCCTTCGTACGCAGCGGACGCGACATCGAGGACGTCCACCGGATCATGGACGAGGAGGGCCGCAGGCTCCCCGTGATCGCCAAGGTGGAGAAGCCGCAGGCGGTCGAGAACATCGAGGACATCGTCGCCGCCTTCGACGGCATCATGGTCGCCCGCGGCGACCTGGGCGTCGAAATGCCCCTGGAGCAGGTGCCGATCGTCCAGAAGCGCGCCATCAAACTCGCCAAGCGCAACGCCAAGCCGGTCATCGTCGCCACCCAGATGCTCGACTCGATGATCGACAACTCCCGCCCGACGCGCGCCGAGGCGTCCGACGTCGCCAACGCCGTGATCGACGGCACGGACGCGGTGATGCTCTCCGGCGAGACCAGCGTCGGCAAGTACCCCATCGAGACGGTCCGCACGATGGGCCGCATCGTCGAGGCCGCCGAAGAGGACATCCTCGCCAAGGGTCTGCCGCCGCTGACCGAGCGGAGCAAGCCGCGCACGCAGGGCGGTGCGGTGGCCCGCGCGGCCGCCGAGATGGGCGACTTCCTCGGCGCCAAGTTCCTCGTCGCCTTCACCCAGTCCGGCGACACGGTCCGCCGCCTCTCGCGCTACCGCTCGCCGATCCCGCTCCTCGCCTTCACCCCGGACCGGGCGACGCGCTCGCAACTGAACCTCACCTGGGGCGTGGAGACCTTCCTCGGCCCGCACGTCGAGTCCACCGACGCGATGGTCGACCAGGTCGACGAACTGCTCCTCAAGATCGGCCGCTGCGAGCGCGGCGACATCGTGGTCATCACGGCGGGCTCCCCGCCCGGCGTCCCCGGCTCGACGAACCTCGTCCGCATCCACCGCATCGGCGAGGACGACAACCCCAAGTAGCCGCGTTCGCCATCGCCCTACGGCGTGACGATGGCGAAGGCCGGATCCGGCTTGTCCACCACGCCGAGCAGATCGGACAGCAGCGAGGCGTCACCCTCCACCTCGATGTCCCCGAGCCCCTTGCCGCCCAGCATGGCGAGCAGCTGGGGCTTGGTCATGGTGAGGGTGACGCCCGCGTCCGGGTTCTTCTCCGCGTCGCTGCGATACGTCAACACACCGTTCCGCAGCGTCAGATGCCAGACCTTCCCGAGCGCCGGAAGACTCCAGTCCATCCGCAGCTTCAGCTCCCACGCCCTGGGGCCGTTGATCCGGACCGCCACGGAGTCGATCAACTGGTCCACCGACAGAGCCATCAGCATGTCCGCGCTCGTCACGGACGTCGGGGAGTCCCGCACACCCTCACGCAGCTCCTGGGCGCCCACCAGATAGAAGTTCCGCCACACGGCGTTCTCCGAAGCCTGCCCCAACTTCGTGTACAGCTTGGCGAGTTCACTCTTGGCCGCCTTGTGGCCCGGGTCGGCGAACACCACATGATTGAGCAGCGTCACCGCGAACCGCAGATCGCCGCTCCCCGCGAACGCCTTCGCCTTGGCGACCGTCGCCGTGCGGCCCCCCATCGCCTTGACGTACCGCTTGGCCTCCTCGACCGGCGGATGCTCCCACAGGTGCGCGGGATTCCCGTCGAACCACCCCATGTACCGCTGATAGATGCCCTTCACGTTATGACTGAGCGAGCCGTAGTACCCCCGGTTCGCCCACACCCCGGCGAGCGCGGGCGGCAACTCGATCTCCTCGGCGATCTCGCGCCCCGTCATCCCCGCGTTGATCATCCGCAGCGTCTGGTCATGCATGTACGCGTACAGATCCCGCTGCTGCTCGAGCAGCTCGACGATCGTGTCGCCACCCCACGTCGGCCAGTGATGCGAGGCGAAGGCGACATCGACCCGACCGCCGAACAGCACCACCGACTCGTCGAGGTAACGCGCCCACTGCCGGGCATCCCGCACCTGCGCGCCACGCAACGTGATGATGTTGTGCATCGTGTGCGTCGCGTTCTCCGCCATGCAGACGGCACGCAGCTCCGGGAGCACGAAGTTCATCTCCGCGGGCGCCTCGGTCCCCGGCGTCATCTGGAACTCGAACCGCACCCCGTCGACGGTCTCGACCTGCCCGGTCTCCGTGATGTCCTTGGTCGGCGGTATCAGCCCGATCGACCCGACGGAAACGGTCTGCCCGAGCCCACAACCGATCTGCCCCACAGGGGACTTGGCCAGCAGGGCGCCGTACATGTACCCGGAACGCCGCTGCATCGCCGTACCCGCGTACACGTTCTCGGAGACCGCGTGTTCCATGAACCCGTCGGGCGCCAGGATCGGAACGCCGTCCTCGGATCCTGCCGGCAGCACACCGCGACAGCCGCCGAAGTGGTCGACGTGGGGGTGGGTGTAGATGACCCCGGTGACCTTCTTCTCGCCCCGGTGCCCGCGGTACAGCTTGAGCGCGGCGGCCGCGGTCTCCGCCGAGATCAGCGGGTCGACGACGATGATGCCGGTGTCGCCCTCGATGATCGTCATGTTCGACAGATCGAGGCCGCGCACCTGGTAGATGCGGTCGGTGACCTTGTAGAGGCCCTGCTTCGACACGAGCTGGGACTGCCGCCACAGGCTCTTGTTCGCGGTCTTGGGGGCGTCCTTCTTCAGGAAGGCGTACGCGTCGTTGTCCCAGACGACATCGCCCTTGGCGTTCTTGACGACACCGGGTACGAGGGCGGCGATGAACCCCCTGTCGGCGTCGGCGAAGTCGTCTCCGCCCTTGTCCGTGCCTTCGCGGTCGATCGCGGAAGCGGTGTGAGGGTTCAGGGCCATGGCTGCCGCGGCGGCACCCGCGGCGGCTACGACGAAGCTGCGCCGGTTCAGGGGAGGGGGAGTCATGGGGGCGAAGATCGCAGTGGGGTGCGGGGCTGGGCAAGGGTTTGGCGGGGAATTGGGACAGGTCCCAGGCTGGGTGGAGGAGAGGGGTGACGGGTCCTATTGCGGAGGGTGCGGGGGTCAGTATTTGGGGCCGATGTGGGTGTCCATGAGGGCTACAGAATCCTTGCGGGCGACGGAAATGTTGCGGGGGTTGGCCGGTCTCCAACTGACGCCAAGTCTGTCGAGAGTGTCGGTGTAGAGCCGGATGATGTCGCCCGACAGGTTGGTGAAGAAGTACCGGGGGTACTCGTAGCGCTTGCGCTCGCCGTCGACGAGGCGGGTCGTCCAGTTGGTGATGCGGCAGCCGTCGGAGTGGATGAGGCCGCGGATGAACTCCCAGGGGTGGGAGTCGACGATCTCCTGTTGCCAGGGTTCGAGGGCGATGGTGCGGTTGTGTTTCTTTCCGGGGCCGTGCTGGGGAAAGAGGCACGGCCAGTGCTTGCTGGAGCAGGTGACCGCGACGCAGCCCTGTTTCTTGACACGGCATACGCGGTTGTCCGGGCGCGCGGCGCGGATGGCCGCTTCACACGCCTCGATCAAGCCGGGCCAGGCGTCGGCGCACACGATGCGCATGAAGTAGACACCTCGTCGGCCCGCGCTGATGCAGCCGTCGCCAAGGTAGAGGCCGAGCAAGTAGGAGTACGCGGCGGGGTCTTGAGGCTTCGAGGGGGCGTCACCGCAACGTGGACATGGGGCCGCCCGATTCCAGGGGAGCGGCTCGATACGGGTTTGCCAGGAGCGGATCGCGGCCCGCGATATGCCGGTTTCCTTGCTGACGGAGTTCAGGCTGCGACCTTGGCTGACGAGCGTGAGGGCCCGCTTGCGTGTGCCGATGTCGTACATGTGGCCGAGCCTGGCCGGATCTTGTGGGCTGCACAGGGATCTGAGGGTGCATTCACCATGGCGAGTGAAGATCGCCAATTCGATCCGTGACCTTCGAAATGAAGGTTAAGTGCCCCGGGTGGGATTCGAACCCACGCTGGATGGTGTTTGAGACCACTGCCTCTACCGCTGGGCTACCGGGGCATCCTTCAGAACGAAGGTTAGCGGAGACCCGCCGTGCCTCAAAGATACAGGAGCTAGGTAGGCTCAGGGCAAGCAGTAACGTGCCCCGCCCCTAGGAGCCCCCGTGACTTCCCCCGAGTCGCCCCAGCCCGTAGCCGATGACGACGACAAGTCGCACGTGCCTCCGCTGACGACCCGTGTCGTCATCGCCGAGGACGAGGCTCTTATCCGGCTCGACCTCAAGGAAATGCTCGAGGAGGAGGGCTACAGCGTCGTCGGCGAGGCCGGAGACGGCCAGAAAGCCGTCGAGCTGGCCCGGGAGCACAAGCCCGACCTGGTGATCCTGGACGTGAAGATGCCCGTCCTCGACGGCATCTCGGCGGCCGAGAAGATCGCCGAGGAGAGCATCGCCCCGGTCCTCATGCTCACCGCCTTCTCGCAGCGTGACCTCGTCGAGCGGGCCAGGGACGCGGGCGCGATGGCGTACCTGGTGAAGCCGTTCAGCAAGAGCGACGTCGTCCCGGCCATCGAGATGGCCGTCTCGCGCTTCACGGAGCTGAAGACGCTGGAGAAGGAGGTCGCCGACCTCACCCAGCGCCTGGAGACCCGCAAGCTGGTGGACCGCGCCAAGTCGATCCTGCAGACCGAGTACGGCCTCACCGAGCCCGCCGCGTTCCGCTGGATCCAGAAGACGTCGATGGACCGCCGGCTTTCCATGCAGCAGGTCGCGGAGGCCGTCATCGAGGACGCCGACGAGAAGAAGGCGTCCAAGGGGCAGTAGCCCCCGGCCCGCCCTTCCTACGCGTACGGAGAAGGCCCGCACCCCGAAGCCGGGGTGCGGGCCTTCGTCGTACGCGAAGTGCTGCTCAGTCCTCGCCGAGGTACGCCTTGCGCACCGACTCGTCGTGCAGCAGATCGTTCCCCGAGCCCGACAGGACGATCTTGCCGACCTCCATGACATGGCCGTGGTCGGCGAGGGAGAGCGCCGCCTGGGCGTTCTGCTCGACGAGCAGGATGGTCGTGCCCTGGGATTTGAGCTCGGCGATCGTCGCCATGATCCGCTGCATCATGATCGGCGAAAGGCCCATGGAGGGCTCGTCGAGCATGAGCAGTTTCGGCTGGGACATCAGGGCGCGCCCCATGGCGAGCATTTGCTGCTCACCGCCGGAGAGAGTGCCCGCGGCCTGCTTGCTGCGCTCCCCGAGAATGGGGAAGAGCTCGTAGGCGCGCTTGATGTCCTTTTCGATGCCCGCTTTGTCGCCGCGGAGATACGCGCCGAGCCGGAGATTGTTCTCGATCGTCATGCGCGGAAAAATGTGCCGCCCCTCGGGGGAGTGGGCGAGACCGAGCGCGACGATCTGGTCGGCGCGGTATTTCCGCAGCGGTTTCCCGTTGAATTTGATGGAGCCGCCGACCGGCTTGAGAAGGCCGGAGAGCGTGCGCAGGGTGGTGGTCTTTCCCGCGCCGTTGGTGCCGATCAGAGTGACGACCTCGCCGGCTTCGACCTTGAAAGAGATGCCTTTGACGGCTTCGATCTTGCCGTAGGCGACTTTGAGGTCTTCGACTTCGAGCAGTGTGGTCATCAGTGGTTCTCCTCGTCGCCCGAGCCGCCGGTCTCCGTGCTGCCGGGGTCTCCTTCGAAGGGCTCGCCCAGATACGCGGCGATGACGCGGTCGTCCTGCTGGACGGTCTCGCTGTCACCCTCGACGAGCTTCTCGCCCTGGACGAGCACGGCGACGCGGTCGCACAGGTTGAAGATGAAGCGCATGTCGTGCTCGATGACGAGGACGGCGATGCCCATGTCCCGGATGGCGAAGACGAGTTCCTCGGTGGCCCGGGTCTCCTGCGGGTTCATGCCCGCGGTCGGCTCGTCCAGGAGGAGCAGGCCCGGCTCGCTGGCCAGCGCGCGGGCGATCTCCAGCTTGCGCTGCTCGCCGTAGGGCAGGTTGCGCGAGAGGTGCTCCGCCTTGTCGGCGAGGCCGACGAACTCCAGGAGCTCCATGGCGCGGGCCTTGGACGTGGCCTCCGCCTTGTGGAAGCCGGGGCCGCGCAGGAGGGCCGACCAGAGGCCTTCCTTCGTCCGCGTGTGGCGGCCGACCAGGACGTTCTCCAGGACCGACATGTTGGCGAAGAGACGGATGTTCTGGAAGGTGCGGGCCACGCCGGCCGCGGTGACCTTGAAGGACTTGCTGGGCAGGACGTTGCCCTTGTACCGGACCTCGCCCTCGGAGGGGATGTAGAGGCCGGTGAGGCAGTTGAAGAAGGTCGTCTTGCCCGCGCCGTTCGGGCCGATCAGGCCGACGATCTCGCCGCTGTTGACCTGGAGGTCGACCGAGCGCACGGCGGTCAGGCCGCCGAAGCGCATGGTGACGCCCCGGGCGTCCAGGACGGTCTCGCCGGCCGGCGCCGCGGCGGCGCTGCCCTTGCTGGTGGTGGTGTCGGTGGTCATTGGCTCAGGCCCCTGTCTTGCTGAGGACTGTGGGAGGCGGCGTCTCGCCGGGGGCCAGTTCGGCCTCGTGGAACTCGAGCTGGCGGCGGCGGTTGGGGATCAGGCCCTCGGGGCGGAAGCGCATGAGGAGCACGAGCGCGAGGCCGAAGGCGAACAGCTGGTAGTCGCCGAGGAACGACAGCTTGCTCGGGATCAGGTAGAGCAGTGCCGCACCGACCAGCGGTCCGCTGATGGTGCCCATGCCGCCGAGGACGACGGCGGCGAGCAGGAACGCCGAGTTCGGCGGGACCGTGTTGGCGAACTGGTACTGCTCGGGCGTGACGGTGTAGGTGACGTGCGCCTGCACCGTTCCCGCGAGCCCGGCGAGCGAGGCGCCGAGCGCGAAGGCGATGAGCTTCACGCGGAAGCCGTTGATGCCCATGGCGAGCGCCGCGGTCTCGTCCTCGCGGATGGCGACCCAGGCGCGCCCGATGCGGGAGTTCTCGCTGCGCCGGAAGACCAGGACGACAACGAAGGTGATGAGCAGCATCAGGAAGAAGTAGTTCGCGAAGCGGCCGATGGTGAAGCCGCCGATGCTGTGCTCGATGCCGAGGTCGAACCCGAGGATGTTGAGGTTCGGGATCGAGGAGATGCCGTTCGAGCCGTTGGTGATGTCCGGGCCCGACGTGCCGTCGGAGTTCATGGCGACGAGCCGGAAGATCTCACCGAAGCCGAGCGTCACGATGGCCAGGTAGTCGCCGCGAAGCCGCAGCGTAGGCGCGCCGATCAGCACACCGAAGACCAGCGATGCGCCCGCGCCGACGAGGATGGCTCCCCAGAACGGCAGGTGCACGTCGAAGGGCGACGAGGGCGATCCGGACACCATGGACGCTGCGTACGCGCCGACGCCGAGGAAGGCGACGTATCCGAGGTCGAGGAGCCCAGCGAGGCCGACGACGATGTTCAGGCCGAGGGCCACGGTCGCAAAGATCAGGATGTACACGCCGATGGTGGCGTACTGGTCGTCGCTCTGGGTGAACGGGAAGGCCGCCGCGGCGGCGAACGCACCGGCGAGCGTGACGTTGCGGTGCCGCCCGGTGTACGTGGAGACCTGGGCGACGAGCCCCGCCTTGGAGAGCGCGGCGAAGCCGAACCCGACGGTGACCAGGAAGCCGATGAAGAGCTCGTCGTACTCGGTCCCGATGCCGTAGGTGAAGACCAGCAGGCCCACGGCGAGCGCCGCGATGATGATCAGGATCTCGATGTACGAGGAGAGCTTGCGCGGCGTGGGCGGCGCCTCGGCGGCGAACGCGCCCTTGAAGACGGTCATCGCGTTGCGCATGCGGTGCTTGAACTGCTCGCTGCCGCTGTCCTCGGGGTCGACCGGGTAGATGTGCGGCCGCTTGAAGGGCAGGCCGAGGGCGCCGAGCAGGGCGGTGAGCGTGGCGACGCCGGCCACCCAGCCGCCGACCTCGAGGTTGGCGAGCCCGCCGAGCTGGTAGCTGATCGCGATGAGCGTGTACCAGGTGGTGGCGAAGGCGGCGAGCGCCGCGTACTTGAGCGCCGCGTCGGCTCCGCCGGGAGCGATGGCGCGTACGCCCTTGACTCCGTACGAGGCGAGGCCGAGGAGCGCGGTCAGGGCGCCGACGATGAGGACGAGCACCTGGAGGCCACCGGGGTAGCCGTAGACGGTGAGGTCGCCGGGGAACGCCGAGGTCCAGGTCCAGGCGAGGAACGTGGAGATGACGGTGAGGATGCCGCCGCCGGTCGCCATCGCGCGGGCGGTGCCCGCGGGGATGGCTATGAGGCCGGTGGGGGTGTCGTCCTGCTTCGGGCTTGGCGCGTCGGCCGCAGTGGTCTGTGTGGTCATGGATCTCACGCCCTGTCCGCGACGCGCTCGCCAAGGAGACCTTGTGGCCTGACGAGGAGTACGACGATGAGGAGTACGAAGGCCCAGACGTCGGCCCAGGACTGCCCGCCGAGCTGGCTCATGCCGGGGATGTCGTTCATGTAGGCGGTGGCCATGGCTTCGGCGACGCCGAGGACGAGGCCGCCGAGCATGGCGCCGTAGATGTTGCCGATGCCGCCGAGGACGGCCGCGGTGAACGCCTTGAGGCCCCAGAGGAAGCCCATGCGGAACTGGACCTCGCCGTACCGGAAGCCGTACGCGACGGCGGCGATGCCGGCGAAGGCGGCGCCGATCGCGAAGGCGACGACGATGACGCGGTCGGTGTTGACACCCATCAGCTTGGCGGTGTCGGGGTCCTGCGCGGTGGCCTGCATACCGCGGCCGACGCGGGTCTTCATCACGAACCAGCCGAGGGCGAACATGCAGATCGGTGCGGTGATCAGCAGGAAGATGTCGCCGGGCTGGATGGTGATGGAGCCCATGTGGATGGAGTCGCCGGGTATCTCGGGGAACGTGCGGGACGACTTCGCGTTGGGGTACCAGGCCCAGACGGCCTGCTGCAGAGCCAGCGAGAGGCCGATGGCGGTGATGAGGGGTGCGAGGCGGGGTGCGCCGCGCAGTGGGCGGTAGGCGAAGCGTTCGGCTCCGACCGCTATGAGGGTGGAGACGATGACGGCGCCTATGAGCATGAGCGGCAGGGCGAGCCACATGCTGGTGCCGCCCGGCAGCCAGAGCCACACGGTGAGGGCGCCGAAGCCGCCGACCATGAAGATCTCGCCGTGGGCAAAGTTGATGAGCTGGACGATGCCATAGACCATTGTGTAGCCGATGGCGATCAGGCCGTACATGGATCCCAGTAGCAGGCCATTGACCAGCTGTTGCGGCAGTTCGTGCACCGCAGGTCCTCCGAGTCTTTCGGTGCCGTGCGGCCTGCTTGCGGCGGCGGGGGGCCTCGCGATGGCCGGACGGCTCAGGTGACGGATGCGACGCCGCGCGGGGCGCTGCAGAGGGCAGCGCCCCGCGCGGTGGTGTCGTGGGCTGCGGGGAGGGTCAGCCGGTGTAGGTACCGGACTCGACGGGCTTCCAGCCCTTGGCCGGGTCCTCGGTGGACTTGACCTCGTACACGGTGAGCTGCTTGTTGGTGGCGTCGCCGTACTGGTCGAAGGAGACCTTGCCGGTCACACCGTCGAAGGAGACGTCCTGCATGGCTTCGACGATCTTCTCGCGGGCGTCGTCGGGCAGCTTGCCGTCGTTGTCCTCGACGACCTTCTTGACCGCTTCGATGATCGCCCAGGCCGAGTCGTAGGAGTAACCGCCGTAGGCCTCGTACGCCTCCTTGTAGCCGGCCTTCTTGTAGTTCGCGATGAACTCCTTGGCGGACGGCAGTTCCTCGACGGGCTGGCCGACGGAGGTGGCGAGGTCGCCCTTGCCCTCCTTGCCGGCGAGCTTGACGAAGTCGGCGCTGTAGATGCCGTCACCGCCGGCCAGCGGGATGTTGGCACCGGCCTTCTTCATCTGCTTGCTGAGCGGACCGGCCGCGGGGTACTCGCCGCCGTAGTAGACGACGTCCGCGTCGGAGTTCTTGATCTTGGTGGCGACGGCGCCGAAGTCCTTGGTGTCCGGGTTCACGTGCTCGGTGCCGGCGACCTTGCCGCCGAGCTTGGTGAACTCGTCCTTGAAGGTGGCGGCGAGGCCCGCGCCGTAGGTCTTCTTGTCGTCGACGACGAAGACCTTCTTCTTCTTCGCCTGGTTGTACAGGTACTGCGCGGCGAACGGACCCTGGATCGCGTCGGTGGTCGCCGTACGGAAGTAGGCCTTGTACGGGCGGACCTTCTTGCCGCCGTTCCAGTCCTGGCCCTGGGTCATGGCCGGGTTGGTGTTGGCGGGGGAGACCTGGACGAGCTTCGCGTCGTCGAAGACCTTCTGCATCGACTCGCCGACGGAGGAGTTCAGGGGGCCGACGGCGCCGAGGATTTCCTTGTTGGCGACGAACTTCGTGGCGTTGGTCTGGCCCGAGGCGGGCTGCCCCTGGTCGTCGGCGGACTCCACCTTGAAGGTGATGCCGTCGACGTACTTCTTCTCGTTGGCCTGCTTGGCGGCGAGATCCACGGAATTGCGGATGCCGAGGCCCAGCGCGGACAGGTCACCGGTCAGCGGCGCGTCGACACCGATGACGACGGTGGTGCCGCCGCCCGCGGAGTCTCCCTTGTCCTTGTCGTCGCGCGAGCCACAGGCGGTGAGGGTGAGTGCCCCCGCGGTGAGTGCTGCGGTGATGGCTATGAGCGAACGTTGACGCACGATCAGTCCTTTCCCCTGGCACGGCCCTCCCCTGTTGGGTGGCCGAGTCGAGCGCGGAACCGAACTGACAGGAATCCGGTGGGCGCGGTGACTGGCCGTGACTCTAAGGGCCGAATTGTTCCTGGTGGAGTGGTCAGGCCAAAGGTGTGACGCTCTTGTTATGCCAGGGAGTATTCGGGGCCGGAACTCAGGGGGCGGA encodes:
- a CDS encoding branched-chain amino acid ABC transporter permease — protein: MHELPQQLVNGLLLGSMYGLIAIGYTMVYGIVQLINFAHGEIFMVGGFGALTVWLWLPGGTSMWLALPLMLIGAVIVSTLIAVGAERFAYRPLRGAPRLAPLITAIGLSLALQQAVWAWYPNAKSSRTFPEIPGDSIHMGSITIQPGDIFLLITAPICMFALGWFVMKTRVGRGMQATAQDPDTAKLMGVNTDRVIVVAFAIGAAFAGIAAVAYGFRYGEVQFRMGFLWGLKAFTAAVLGGIGNIYGAMLGGLVLGVAEAMATAYMNDIPGMSQLGGQSWADVWAFVLLIVVLLVRPQGLLGERVADRA
- a CDS encoding branched-chain amino acid ABC transporter substrate-binding protein, which translates into the protein MRQRSLIAITAALTAGALTLTACGSRDDKDKGDSAGGGTTVVIGVDAPLTGDLSALGLGIRNSVDLAAKQANEKKYVDGITFKVESADDQGQPASGQTNATKFVANKEILGAVGPLNSSVGESMQKVFDDAKLVQVSPANTNPAMTQGQDWNGGKKVRPYKAYFRTATTDAIQGPFAAQYLYNQAKKKKVFVVDDKKTYGAGLAATFKDEFTKLGGKVAGTEHVNPDTKDFGAVATKIKNSDADVVYYGGEYPAAGPLSKQMKKAGANIPLAGGDGIYSADFVKLAGKEGKGDLATSVGQPVEELPSAKEFIANYKKAGYKEAYEAYGGYSYDSAWAIIEAVKKVVEDNDGKLPDDAREKIVEAMQDVSFDGVTGKVSFDQYGDATNKQLTVYEVKSTEDPAKGWKPVESGTYTG